In Glycine max cultivar Williams 82 chromosome 4, Glycine_max_v4.0, whole genome shotgun sequence, the genomic stretch taattataaattatcaattatttttttattacaaattatattaagataaattaattatcaattacttgttaatatttttataattaattataatgaatAATATTACTTGATGATaaggattaaaagagaattaaaatataaaatataaaattaaaaagattacttttaaattataaagattataagagaattaaaatacaaataataagaaaaaaaattacttttaagcttaaaaaactaaaaaaaattaaaatataaattatagaaaataaaaaaattacctttaaattatataagatctaaaatatataatatatgaaattattgaaAACAACCGAGTAATTAAACccaatcattaataaaaaaacatttcagtAAATGTTCGTTTTAAGACCTGTATGTTGGAGGATTGTTCCGTACTTTCGAAGCCTCTGTGTGGTGGCCCATCCCGTGCACAAGGCTGTTTCGgtcaattgttttgaaaaatgttagaaaaatagaagatagcGATACGAGACGAGCAGTGTATTAGCAGTGCTCTGCAGAGATATTTGTCAGTCCGAAgactctttctctcttctctttcacgCTATTCCCCGAAACCTTGTTTCCACACTGACACACACTCCTTCACCCAACACCAACAGAACAATAAAACATAGTACACTACACagtgaaaaagagagagaactctctcttctttctttctttctttctttctcagtCACATAACACAAAAAACATTACTAAACTTCAGGTTTCGTTTGTGGCCGGAAATGCAGGAAATACACTCCATCGGCGGCGGAAGGTTCTTCGGCGGCGGCGGCGACCGGAGGCTGAGGCCGCACCACCAGAACCACCACCAGCAGCCGCCGATAAAATGCCCCCGCTGCGACTCACTCAACACCAAGTTCTGCTACTACAACAACTACAACCTCTCCCAGCCGCGCCATTTCTGCAAGAACTGCCGTCGCTACTGGACCAAAGGCGGCGTCCTCCGCAACGTCCCCGTTGGCGGCGGTTGCCGGAAATCAAAACGCTCCAACAAGCCCAAAACCACCACCTCAGCCGCCGCCACCACCAGCagcaacaataacaataacaaccCTTCCTCTTCCTCGGAAACCGCTGCGGCAACCGCACCAACGCCACCACAACAACCGCCTCCGCCACTTGAGCTAGAGCATAATTCTCACTCTCACTCCAGCAGCGAAAGCTCCACTTATACCGTCGCTGCCACGGAGGCCATGTCAGCGCCGACAACGAATGCGGTGTCGAACAACAATTTATTACTTGACAACAACCGTGAGTCGAAGATGTTcgctaaccctaacccctattTAGAGCAGAGTCGTAGTGGTGGCCTTTTCTCTGACATAGAGAGCTTCAGCAGCCTCGTCAATTTAAACAACCAAGCATTGGGGTTTGGGTTTGGGAACAATAATAGCAACATCAGCATCCTCGATGCGACGTCGTTTCGGTTTGGTGTTAGTGTTACTAATCCGCACGGGAATGATCAGGTGCTTGCGGCACCAGGTGGAGGCCATGGTCAgtggcaacaacaacagcagaatCATCATGAGTTCGGTACGGCGTCGTTTCTTGATCACACCGTGCCGCTTGAGTTTTCTTCGCTGCAGCATAAAGCTGGGCATCAGGGAGGGTTTGGACCGTTGGATTGGCAACCCGGTGGGGATCAAGGTTTGTTTGATCTTCCTAACACTGTTGATCAACCTTACTGGACACACCACACTCATTGGTCTGATCAAGATAatccttcttctctctttcatcttcccTGAAAGTACTCAagaaatttctctttttttttgttttttatgaccTGAGAGGAAAAGCGTAAAAGAATATTTGTTTGGAGTCTAAAGCAACGTAGAAAAACAAATTGGAAGAGAACCTGGAAGGAACttctaattaaaatatgtaaatttctggtttttttacttttctttttttggggaGGTGATTGGGCTTGATCATAAGTAGTGATGTTCTAATGTTCATGTGAAACTAACATccatgttagttttttttgcttatgttttattttatgtacttATTATTTGGAATTTATTTACTAGGGGGGAAAACATAGGAGcgttttactttttaatatatactggGGATTGGTGCTGTAACAATTGTTGTTTGGTTGCGTGTTTGGGATTGTAATCTTATTCTGGCGTGTTTGAGATGCTATTTTCATCCGCACTATTGATGGCtatgaatttgaa encodes the following:
- the LOC778116 gene encoding Dof22, with the translated sequence MQEIHSIGGGRFFGGGGDRRLRPHHQNHHQQPPIKCPRCDSLNTKFCYYNNYNLSQPRHFCKNCRRYWTKGGVLRNVPVGGGCRKSKRSNKPKTTTSAAATTSSNNNNNNPSSSSETAAATAPTPPQQPPPPLELEHNSHSHSSSESSTYTVAATEAMSAPTTNAVSNNNLLLDNNRESKMFANPNPYLEQSRSGGLFSDIESFSSLVNLNNQALGFGFGNNNSNISILDATSFRFGVSVTNPHGNDQVLAAPGGGHGQWQQQQQNHHEFGTASFLDHTVPLEFSSLQHKAGHQGGFGPLDWQPGGDQGLFDLPNTVDQPYWTHHTHWSDQDNPSSLFHLP